One window from the genome of Candidatus Methanomethylicota archaeon encodes:
- a CDS encoding 30S ribosomal protein S13, translating into MAFKHVVRIAGQDLDGSLKVAYALSKIKGVGINLAHIILKLAEVSPHERLGYLPDTKIKRIENIINSLSSQNIPYWLMNRAKDLETGENKHLIGSDLLLRIKSDIEFMKKIKCWKGVRHSLGLKVRGQRTRTTGRTGQTVGVSHKPR; encoded by the coding sequence TTGGCGTTTAAACATGTGGTGAGAATCGCAGGGCAGGATCTGGATGGATCCTTAAAGGTAGCATATGCTTTATCGAAAATTAAAGGAGTTGGCATAAACTTAGCTCATATAATCCTAAAATTGGCCGAAGTCTCCCCACATGAAAGGTTGGGTTACTTACCCGATACCAAAATTAAGAGAATTGAAAACATCATTAACTCACTATCTTCGCAAAACATCCCATATTGGTTAATGAATAGAGCCAAGGATCTCGAAACTGGTGAGAATAAACATTTAATAGGATCTGATTTGCTTCTAAGAATTAAGTCAGACATCGAATTTATGAAGAAGATAAAGTGCTGGAAAGGGGTTAGACATTCATTAGGATTGAAAGTTAGAGGCCAGAGGACTAGAACAACTGGTAGAACAGGTCAAACAGTAGGTGTTTCCCATAAGCCAAGGTGA
- a CDS encoding multiprotein bridging factor aMBF1, whose translation MSCDICGEKLKGEGKKIFVSGAILTVCDKCSKYGSPVPPSFNKKSSSAIVKGGKPLLQKLPKTFGKDVEYDVVPDYAKRIKEARENMGWTAEILAEQVKEKVSVIKKIESGKLIPSINLAKRLENVLDIKLLEPQIRVLDNLSTYDKSEVDITLGDVAEIKFKDKNDSVKIKKHG comes from the coding sequence ATGTCATGTGATATATGCGGGGAGAAACTTAAAGGGGAAGGTAAAAAGATCTTCGTATCTGGTGCAATTTTAACGGTGTGTGATAAATGCAGTAAATATGGATCTCCTGTACCTCCCTCATTTAATAAGAAATCCTCCTCGGCTATTGTGAAAGGCGGTAAGCCTTTACTTCAAAAGCTGCCCAAAACTTTTGGTAAAGACGTCGAATATGATGTTGTTCCCGATTATGCAAAAAGAATTAAGGAGGCTAGGGAAAACATGGGTTGGACTGCAGAGATACTTGCTGAGCAAGTTAAAGAAAAAGTTTCTGTCATCAAAAAAATTGAAAGTGGTAAATTAATTCCATCAATAAATTTAGCTAAAAGATTGGAAAACGTTTTGGATATAAAGTTGTTGGAACCGCAAATAAGAGTTCTTGATAATCTATCAACTTATGATAAAAGTGAAGTTGATATTACTTTAGGTGATGTTGCAGAAATAAAGTTTAAGGACAAAAATGATTCTGTGAAAATCAAAAAGCATGGTTAA
- the tfe gene encoding transcription factor E produces MYEYFESIPLDESFIAFIRELVGEEGVAIVSFLSENYDVTDETLSQKTGIKLNNVRKILYTLYDNQLVSYKRVRDKTTGWFIYLWRLNRDNIEFLVRSKKRAVLEKLKERYEYEKQHIFLFCPKDKIRLSFEEASEYGFKCKICGGNLESFNNTQIIEFLERKIKELEEDISK; encoded by the coding sequence GTGTACGAATACTTCGAATCCATACCACTTGATGAAAGTTTCATAGCTTTCATAAGAGAGCTTGTTGGAGAGGAAGGCGTCGCTATAGTTTCCTTTCTATCAGAAAACTATGATGTCACAGATGAAACCTTATCACAAAAAACTGGAATAAAACTTAACAATGTCAGAAAAATCCTCTACACACTCTATGATAATCAATTAGTATCTTACAAGAGGGTAAGGGACAAAACTACAGGTTGGTTTATCTATCTATGGCGTCTTAACCGAGACAACATAGAATTTTTAGTGCGCTCTAAAAAACGTGCCGTTCTAGAAAAACTTAAAGAAAGATATGAATATGAAAAACAACATATCTTCCTCTTCTGCCCGAAAGATAAAATTAGATTATCCTTTGAGGAAGCATCAGAATATGGTTTCAAATGTAAGATATGTGGTGGAAACCTGGAATCATTTAATAACACTCAAATAATAGAATTTCTAGAGAGAAAAATAAAAGAACTTGAAGAAGATATATCTAAATAA
- the hflX gene encoding GTPase HflX, whose amino-acid sequence MRAIIIEVQTEKFEKTKIQELKGLAKSAGYDVVKEIVQKRTKPDPTYLIGEGKLKELKSFIEKESIDTIIFSNNLKASQAFRIRREVGWNIDVIDRNILILKIFEERSRTAEAKMQIELARLHYMLPWVREYLRFRDLYGEQVGWGALGEYLHKVYEQHITKRMKLLERKLEKVRMRNFERIIKRREYGLPEVVLTGYTQAGKTELFNKLTHETKPVGLGPFTTLSTYSRRLSALNNDIIIVDSIGFIEDMHPIILNAFYTTLNELSLSDLIVLVVDGSDEISEMRRKIDSSYEIISKIAPSVELVIALNKIDLVKNEDVERAIKVVKEVFPYTDIIPISAKKGINLNTLVEKIIEKVERVI is encoded by the coding sequence ATGAGAGCAATCATTATTGAAGTACAAACGGAAAAATTTGAAAAGACAAAAATTCAGGAGTTAAAGGGACTTGCTAAAAGTGCTGGATATGATGTTGTGAAGGAAATTGTACAGAAAAGGACCAAACCAGATCCAACCTACTTAATTGGAGAAGGAAAATTGAAGGAATTAAAGAGTTTTATAGAAAAAGAGAGTATTGACACAATAATATTTTCAAATAATTTAAAAGCCAGCCAAGCATTTAGGATAAGAAGAGAAGTAGGTTGGAATATTGATGTTATTGACAGAAACATATTAATCTTAAAAATATTTGAAGAAAGAAGCCGAACAGCTGAAGCAAAAATGCAAATAGAGTTAGCAAGATTACATTACATGCTTCCATGGGTTAGGGAATACTTGAGATTTAGAGATTTATATGGAGAGCAAGTTGGATGGGGAGCCTTAGGTGAATACCTTCATAAGGTATATGAACAACACATAACGAAAAGAATGAAGCTCCTTGAGAGAAAACTTGAAAAGGTTAGAATGAGAAACTTTGAAAGAATAATTAAAAGGAGAGAGTATGGATTACCGGAAGTAGTATTAACTGGATACACGCAAGCAGGAAAAACAGAGCTCTTTAATAAATTGACACACGAAACAAAACCCGTGGGTCTTGGACCTTTCACTACACTTTCAACATACTCCAGGAGACTGAGCGCATTGAATAATGATATAATAATAGTGGACTCGATAGGATTTATAGAAGACATGCATCCAATAATATTGAACGCGTTCTACACAACACTAAATGAGCTGTCGTTATCAGATTTAATAGTGTTGGTAGTAGATGGGTCTGACGAAATAAGTGAAATGAGGAGGAAGATTGACTCTTCATATGAAATAATAAGTAAAATTGCACCAAGTGTGGAATTAGTAATTGCGTTGAATAAAATAGATCTAGTGAAAAATGAAGATGTTGAGAGAGCTATTAAAGTTGTTAAGGAAGTATTCCCCTATACAGACATTATACCGATAAGCGCAAAAAAAGGCATAAATCTGAACACTCTTGTTGAAAAAATTATTGAAAAAGTAGAAAGAGTGATCTAG
- the dph5 gene encoding diphthine synthase, whose product MLVFVGLGLNGLEDITLSGIKWMRCAEKVYLDTYTSVIPNFSIEILEKNIIGRKVIKVSRRDIEENYEEILNEAKNKIVVLLVPGDPFVATTHMQLRLTAIDRGIETRVVHAASIQSAICGETGLFSYKFGRCVTVTFPYGESICETPYDVIKENMKQGLHTLLLLDMDAENMRFMRIAEAIDILKKIEEKRKENVIKRDTLCVGCARIGSDTQIVKADYINELSKVDFGAPPYSLIIVGRLHFIEAEALVKLANAPLSVMEEVKCQVKK is encoded by the coding sequence ATGCTTGTTTTTGTAGGCTTAGGGCTAAATGGATTAGAAGATATCACATTATCCGGTATAAAGTGGATGAGATGCGCAGAAAAAGTGTATTTAGATACATATACTAGCGTAATTCCAAACTTTTCTATTGAAATTTTAGAAAAGAATATCATTGGAAGAAAGGTTATCAAGGTTAGTAGAAGGGATATAGAAGAAAATTATGAGGAAATACTAAATGAAGCGAAAAACAAAATTGTTGTACTATTAGTCCCTGGAGATCCTTTTGTTGCAACAACACACATGCAACTAAGATTGACGGCGATTGATAGAGGTATAGAAACAAGGGTTGTGCATGCAGCATCAATTCAGTCGGCAATATGTGGTGAAACAGGTCTTTTTAGTTATAAATTCGGAAGATGCGTGACAGTAACGTTTCCATATGGAGAGAGTATCTGCGAAACCCCCTATGATGTTATAAAAGAGAATATGAAACAGGGATTACATACACTGTTGTTACTAGATATGGATGCGGAAAATATGAGATTTATGAGGATTGCAGAAGCTATCGATATATTGAAGAAAATTGAAGAAAAACGAAAAGAGAACGTTATCAAAAGAGATACTTTATGTGTGGGTTGCGCAAGGATAGGTTCAGACACTCAAATTGTGAAAGCTGATTATATAAATGAACTTTCGAAAGTGGATTTTGGAGCTCCACCATATTCTCTTATAATAGTTGGTAGATTACATTTTATAGAAGCAGAAGCATTAGTAAAATTGGCTAATGCACCTTTAAGTGTTATGGAGGAAGTAAAATGCCAAGTAAAGAAATAG
- a CDS encoding pseudouridine synthase, whose product MSKTSGKAFHSYDKYVLRKMADYQFGEGIGSILIPDDIIIEKSKKTGKIRRIILNGKVIATIRARDGLIALTIYGAEIIRSKTCPPKMRVVVMNEVADMIKEGRNVFAKHVKKADPEIRPGEEVIVVNENDELLAVGKALLNGEEMTLFRSGVAVKVRSGVKEK is encoded by the coding sequence ATGAGTAAAACATCAGGGAAAGCTTTTCACAGCTATGATAAGTATGTTTTAAGAAAAATGGCCGATTATCAGTTCGGGGAAGGTATAGGATCTATTCTCATCCCAGACGATATAATTATCGAGAAATCTAAAAAAACGGGCAAAATAAGAAGAATAATATTAAACGGTAAAGTTATTGCAACTATCAGAGCTCGCGATGGATTAATTGCGCTAACGATTTATGGAGCAGAAATCATAAGAAGTAAGACTTGCCCTCCAAAGATGAGGGTTGTAGTAATGAATGAGGTAGCAGACATGATAAAAGAAGGAAGAAACGTTTTTGCAAAACACGTAAAAAAGGCAGACCCAGAAATTCGTCCTGGGGAAGAAGTAATCGTAGTCAATGAGAATGATGAGTTACTTGCTGTTGGGAAAGCATTATTAAATGGTGAAGAAATGACTTTATTTAGAAGTGGAGTAGCTGTAAAAGTGAGAAGTGGGGTGAAAGAAAAATGA
- a CDS encoding 30S ribosomal protein S11: MSSRELLWGIAHIYSSFNNTIIHVTDISGAETVAISSGGMVVEADREKPSPYAAMQAAFKIAQTIKDKGFKALHIKVRAPGGHGPKTPGPGAQAAIRALARSGFIIGRIEDVTPIPHDTTRRPGGRRGRRL, from the coding sequence ATGAGTAGTAGAGAATTATTGTGGGGGATAGCTCACATATACAGTTCCTTTAATAACACAATAATACATGTAACAGATATTTCTGGCGCTGAAACAGTTGCAATTTCTTCTGGTGGAATGGTTGTGGAAGCCGATAGGGAAAAACCATCCCCCTATGCGGCAATGCAAGCAGCATTTAAGATAGCTCAAACAATAAAAGACAAGGGATTCAAGGCCTTGCATATAAAGGTTAGAGCGCCTGGGGGTCATGGTCCTAAAACTCCAGGTCCTGGCGCTCAAGCTGCTATTAGAGCTTTAGCTAGATCTGGATTTATAATTGGCAGAATTGAAGATGTAACGCCGATTCCTCATGATACTACAAGGAGACCTGGTGGTCGTAGAGGTAGAAGGCTATGA
- a CDS encoding NagC family transcriptional regulator, with amino-acid sequence MRKMSPRDMRRIMQKMGMEINEVEDVEEVIIVRSGEILKMPSPKVSIIKMGDQTIVQIAGGQIIVESKEQKTEQQEDISEEDVQLVAMQAKVSLDEARKALKQTGGDLAKAILTLTTSKGEKTNNQL; translated from the coding sequence ATGAGGAAAATGTCTCCTCGAGATATGAGGAGGATAATGCAGAAAATGGGTATGGAGATAAATGAAGTGGAAGATGTTGAAGAGGTTATTATAGTAAGAAGTGGGGAAATTTTAAAGATGCCTTCACCAAAAGTTTCCATCATAAAAATGGGTGATCAAACAATAGTTCAAATAGCTGGAGGGCAGATTATTGTGGAAAGTAAAGAGCAAAAAACTGAACAGCAAGAAGATATTTCTGAAGAAGATGTGCAGCTTGTAGCCATGCAGGCAAAAGTAAGTTTAGATGAAGCAAGAAAAGCGTTAAAACAGACGGGAGGCGACCTAGCCAAAGCAATTTTAACACTAACAACATCAAAAGGAGAAAAAACCAATAATCAATTATAA
- a CDS encoding tRNA (cytidine(56)-2'-O)-methyltransferase (catalyzes the S-adenosyl-methionine-dependent 2'-O-ribose methylation of C56 in tRNA transcripts): MTFEVYVLRIGHRPARDKRVTTHVGLVARAFGARGIILDCRDEKVASSLLAVCRNWGGPFYISFTEDPYDYCIKWKDGGGEIIHLTMYGINLPSVVNDIKRSQKNKLVIVGAEKVPRFYYEIADWNVAIGNQPHSEVAALAVFLLELLDGWVFHSSFENAKIKIIPSEKGKRVIKLSNDIHKTERF; the protein is encoded by the coding sequence TTGACTTTTGAAGTGTACGTTTTAAGAATAGGTCATAGGCCTGCTAGAGATAAGCGCGTTACTACACATGTGGGTTTAGTGGCTAGAGCTTTTGGGGCTAGAGGGATAATACTTGATTGTCGCGATGAAAAAGTGGCTTCTTCATTGTTGGCGGTTTGCAGAAATTGGGGAGGCCCATTTTACATAAGTTTCACAGAAGATCCATATGATTACTGTATTAAGTGGAAAGATGGTGGAGGTGAGATAATTCATTTAACAATGTATGGTATAAACCTTCCCTCGGTGGTAAATGATATTAAGAGGAGTCAAAAAAATAAACTCGTTATAGTTGGAGCAGAAAAGGTTCCAAGGTTCTATTACGAGATAGCTGATTGGAATGTCGCTATTGGGAATCAACCGCACTCTGAAGTTGCTGCATTAGCAGTTTTTCTATTGGAGTTATTGGATGGATGGGTTTTCCATAGTAGCTTTGAAAATGCAAAAATTAAAATAATCCCCTCTGAAAAGGGTAAACGTGTCATTAAATTATCTAATGACATTCATAAAACTGAAAGATTTTAA
- a CDS encoding V-type ATP synthase subunit D — protein sequence MSSLEFKPTRMELIALRRRLNLAQKGLKLLQEKQDALIMEFFAAIQKYKKLRESLLPVFKEAYFALANAEIEMGALKIERIAEGIPETVNVEVKFKNVMGVLVPVIETKIENIRRPYSLTDTSIYLETVSENFSQLLPAIIKLAEVSATIIKLSEEIKRIRRRVNVLEKIIIPTLNNAISYIKFYLEEREREDLFRVKRIKKKLERRSYP from the coding sequence ATGTCTTCACTCGAATTTAAACCGACTAGAATGGAACTAATAGCATTAAGACGTAGATTAAATCTTGCCCAAAAAGGACTTAAATTACTTCAAGAAAAGCAAGATGCTCTAATAATGGAATTTTTTGCTGCCATCCAAAAATATAAAAAATTAAGAGAATCTCTTTTACCTGTATTTAAGGAAGCTTATTTTGCTCTTGCAAATGCTGAAATTGAAATGGGCGCTTTAAAAATTGAAAGAATAGCTGAAGGCATCCCTGAGACGGTAAATGTGGAGGTTAAATTTAAAAACGTTATGGGTGTTCTAGTTCCCGTAATCGAAACAAAAATTGAGAATATACGTAGACCTTACAGTTTAACAGATACATCCATTTATCTTGAAACTGTATCAGAAAACTTTTCTCAACTATTACCTGCTATAATCAAATTAGCTGAAGTTAGTGCAACTATAATTAAGTTGTCTGAGGAAATTAAACGTATACGTAGAAGGGTGAATGTATTAGAAAAAATAATTATACCCACGTTAAATAATGCAATATCATACATTAAGTTTTATTTAGAAGAGAGAGAAAGAGAGGATCTATTTAGAGTGAAACGCATAAAGAAGAAACTTGAGCGAAGATCCTATCCTTAG
- a CDS encoding DNA-directed RNA polymerase subunit D produces the protein MSSSNSLVEIVDLKDLSIRFILRNSNVAFANALRRIMISEVPVMAISDFAIINNTSPIFDEILAHRLSLIPLTTDLDGFNLPEKCVCGGVGCPRCQVTLTLNVKAGDSPVTVYSRDILSSDPRVVPVSGDFPIAKLSAGDEILIEMYARLGKGKDNARFQPVSACAYKYFPRIVVNTSSCIKCSSDGTLKCVSECPKKVLDVDSKTGYPYLRDPINCSLCKACVDICEYGAIELKPDDTSFIFYVESTGSLPVHKIIYTAATILAEKCDEFLSKIGGL, from the coding sequence ATGAGCTCTTCAAACTCTCTTGTTGAAATAGTGGACCTTAAAGATTTATCTATTAGGTTTATCCTTAGAAATTCAAATGTTGCATTCGCAAATGCTTTGAGAAGGATAATGATATCTGAAGTGCCAGTAATGGCTATAAGTGACTTTGCAATAATAAATAATACTTCTCCAATATTTGATGAAATTCTGGCGCATAGGCTCTCCCTCATACCTTTAACAACGGATCTAGATGGTTTCAATCTACCGGAAAAATGTGTATGTGGGGGTGTAGGGTGTCCACGTTGCCAAGTTACATTAACTTTAAATGTTAAGGCAGGTGATTCTCCAGTAACAGTTTATTCAAGGGATATATTATCTAGTGATCCTCGCGTGGTTCCAGTGAGTGGAGATTTCCCAATAGCAAAGCTTTCTGCTGGTGATGAAATTTTGATAGAAATGTATGCTAGATTGGGTAAGGGTAAAGATAATGCTAGATTTCAACCTGTTTCTGCATGTGCATACAAATATTTCCCACGAATAGTTGTTAATACCTCTTCATGTATTAAATGCAGTAGTGATGGAACCCTTAAATGCGTGAGTGAATGTCCAAAGAAAGTTTTAGATGTTGATAGCAAGACTGGGTATCCATATCTCCGTGATCCAATAAATTGCAGTTTATGTAAAGCGTGCGTGGATATCTGCGAATATGGTGCGATTGAACTTAAACCTGATGACACTTCCTTTATATTCTACGTTGAATCCACAGGCTCTCTTCCTGTGCATAAAATTATTTATACTGCTGCAACTATTTTAGCTGAAAAGTGCGATGAATTTTTAAGCAAAATTGGGGGGCTTTAA
- a CDS encoding 50S ribosomal protein L18e, translating into MKRTGPTNIHLRKLIDFLRKKANENDAKIWSDIADRLEVPRRMRIVVNVGKINKYTKPDDVVVIPGKVLGAGSIDHPVTVAAFSFSSSAYEKITKANGKCISIIDLVNMNPKGSGVKILR; encoded by the coding sequence ATGAAGAGAACAGGGCCTACGAACATCCACCTTAGGAAATTAATAGATTTTCTGAGAAAGAAGGCTAATGAAAATGATGCGAAGATTTGGAGTGATATAGCTGATAGACTTGAAGTTCCGAGGAGAATGAGGATAGTTGTTAATGTGGGTAAAATAAATAAATATACTAAACCGGATGATGTTGTTGTGATTCCTGGGAAGGTTCTTGGGGCTGGATCTATAGATCACCCTGTTACCGTGGCAGCATTTTCTTTTTCAAGTTCAGCTTATGAAAAAATAACTAAGGCCAACGGTAAATGCATCAGTATAATTGATCTGGTTAATATGAATCCAAAGGGTTCTGGTGTTAAAATTTTGAGGTGA
- a CDS encoding Gfo/Idh/MocA family oxidoreductase yields MEKVKVVVVGIGAIGQMLTKELLNKQGFEIVGAVDIDPKKVGRDLGEVLGLGKKLGVNVSNDIDSVLKNSRPHVVIHMTSSYLKEVYPQLLTILKYGVNVISSCEELSYPYIVDRKIAEELDNTAKRYGSTLLATGINPGFLMDTLAIILTAPCIKVDSIKVTRHMNASVRRGPFQRKIGAGLTVDEFKRKISTKEISGHVGLEQSISLIAAALKVKLDKIDVGEVQPIISDKYVKTDYVEVNPGYVAGLRQTAQGIVNGKSFITLDFIAYVGATEDYDAIDIQGIPEIHERISPCVHGDWGTISMLINVIPKVMKAPPGLLTMKDITIPHCILSDVRDYL; encoded by the coding sequence ATGGAGAAAGTTAAAGTAGTCGTTGTGGGTATTGGGGCAATAGGGCAGATGCTTACAAAAGAGCTATTAAATAAACAGGGATTTGAAATAGTTGGGGCTGTTGACATTGATCCCAAAAAAGTTGGACGAGATCTTGGGGAAGTACTTGGCTTAGGCAAGAAACTTGGTGTAAATGTTTCTAATGATATTGACAGTGTACTGAAGAATTCAAGACCTCATGTAGTTATTCACATGACATCATCATATCTCAAAGAGGTGTACCCCCAGCTACTAACTATACTTAAGTATGGTGTAAATGTAATTTCTTCATGTGAAGAATTGAGTTATCCATACATTGTTGACCGAAAAATCGCTGAAGAATTAGATAATACTGCCAAACGCTACGGGTCAACCCTATTAGCTACAGGCATAAATCCTGGTTTCCTAATGGACACTTTAGCCATAATACTAACAGCCCCATGTATAAAGGTTGATAGCATCAAGGTCACTAGACATATGAATGCATCTGTTAGAAGAGGTCCCTTCCAGAGAAAGATAGGAGCAGGATTAACTGTAGATGAATTTAAACGTAAAATATCTACTAAAGAAATATCTGGTCATGTAGGGTTAGAACAGAGTATATCATTGATAGCAGCTGCTCTAAAAGTTAAGCTTGACAAAATCGATGTTGGAGAAGTTCAACCCATAATTTCTGATAAATATGTAAAAACAGATTACGTGGAAGTTAATCCGGGATACGTGGCTGGGCTAAGACAAACAGCTCAGGGTATCGTGAACGGAAAGTCATTCATAACTCTTGATTTCATAGCTTATGTTGGAGCAACCGAAGATTATGATGCCATAGACATCCAAGGGATACCTGAAATCCACGAACGAATATCTCCTTGTGTGCATGGCGATTGGGGAACTATTTCAATGCTGATAAACGTTATACCAAAAGTTATGAAAGCTCCTCCAGGACTTTTAACTATGAAAGACATAACAATTCCTCATTGCATATTAAGTGATGTAAGAGATTATCTCTAA
- a CDS encoding 30S ribosomal protein S4: protein MGDPKRPKNKWSSPRHPWKRELLEEELKLVGEYGLRNKREVRIAKTILSKFRKQARLMLALPPEELMVRRKELIGKLYKIGLLNEDASIDDVLSLKVGDLLERRLQTIVYRKGLAKTIHHARQLIVHGHISINGRRVTVPGYIVSRDEEDKIHYSYNSPYAVSPVVKEEIKGKSEVSE, encoded by the coding sequence GTGGGTGATCCTAAACGCCCGAAGAATAAGTGGAGTTCTCCAAGACATCCGTGGAAGAGGGAATTACTTGAAGAGGAACTTAAATTAGTTGGTGAATATGGGCTTAGGAATAAACGTGAAGTTAGGATAGCTAAAACCATTTTATCAAAATTTAGGAAACAGGCAAGACTTATGTTAGCTCTTCCACCTGAAGAGCTAATGGTTAGACGCAAAGAGCTCATAGGTAAATTATACAAAATTGGATTGTTAAATGAAGATGCATCTATTGACGATGTCTTAAGCTTAAAGGTGGGGGATCTTCTTGAAAGACGCTTACAAACGATAGTTTATAGGAAAGGGCTTGCAAAAACAATACATCATGCTAGACAACTAATAGTTCATGGCCATATTTCAATAAACGGTAGGAGAGTAACTGTTCCCGGATACATTGTAAGTAGAGATGAGGAAGATAAAATCCATTATTCATATAATAGCCCATACGCAGTTTCACCAGTAGTCAAAGAAGAAATTAAGGGTAAAAGTGAGGTGTCTGAATGA
- a CDS encoding proteasome-activating nucleotidase, whose product MTCIPKHYLFEYIHKSFHLSLLRRLHVSEILILHEVLIRNRCFMAFKSHSENNNLKSYENQSGYQAYLEKRLFEIECELKNLSMEKERLLEEIAYLRSELEKTRMPPLIEAYVIDVLNDGRVVVKSSTGPNLVVQVSSNIDLSKLRPYTRVALSQKNFAIVEILPQIEDPYVQVMEVIEKPNVTYDDIGGLESQKQEIREVVELPLKHPELFERIGVTPPKGVLLYGPPGCGKTLLAKAVAHETNATFIRTVGSELVRKYIGEGARIVKELFALARRKAPSIIFIDEIDAIGAKRLEDATSGEREVHRTLAQLLYELDGFNPRENIRVIAATNRIDIIDEALLRPGRFDRIIYIPLPNEKEREHIFKVHAKKLLLDEGVSFKLLAKETEGMSGADIMKICVEAGMNAIRRRGDKVTMMDFMEAIKKINKKAKESAMTIYR is encoded by the coding sequence ATGACATGTATACCCAAACATTATTTATTTGAATACATACATAAATCATTTCATTTAAGTTTACTTCGAAGACTTCATGTAAGCGAAATTTTAATCTTACACGAAGTATTAATAAGAAACAGATGTTTTATGGCATTTAAATCGCACAGTGAAAACAATAATCTAAAAAGCTATGAGAATCAATCAGGATATCAAGCATACTTAGAAAAAAGATTGTTTGAAATAGAGTGTGAATTAAAAAATTTGAGCATGGAAAAGGAAAGACTTTTAGAGGAAATAGCTTATTTAAGAAGTGAGTTAGAGAAGACGAGGATGCCACCATTAATAGAGGCTTACGTTATAGATGTTTTAAATGATGGAAGAGTAGTTGTAAAGAGCTCAACAGGACCTAATTTAGTTGTGCAAGTTTCGAGCAACATAGACCTAAGTAAGCTAAGACCATACACTAGGGTAGCTTTAAGCCAGAAAAATTTTGCCATCGTGGAAATACTACCGCAAATTGAGGATCCATATGTACAGGTTATGGAGGTCATCGAAAAACCAAATGTTACATATGATGATATTGGAGGTCTTGAATCACAAAAACAAGAGATAAGGGAGGTCGTGGAATTACCTCTTAAACACCCAGAATTATTTGAAAGAATAGGGGTTACCCCTCCGAAGGGGGTTTTATTGTACGGGCCTCCAGGATGTGGAAAAACATTACTTGCAAAAGCGGTAGCGCATGAAACAAATGCAACGTTTATAAGGACTGTGGGCTCGGAGCTTGTAAGGAAGTATATAGGTGAAGGTGCTCGAATAGTCAAAGAATTATTTGCGCTTGCTAGAAGGAAGGCTCCAAGCATAATATTCATCGACGAAATCGATGCAATAGGAGCGAAAAGGTTAGAAGATGCTACAAGTGGTGAAAGGGAAGTTCATAGAACATTAGCACAACTTTTATATGAATTAGATGGATTTAACCCAAGAGAAAATATAAGGGTTATCGCTGCTACAAATAGAATCGATATAATTGACGAAGCACTTTTAAGGCCTGGAAGATTTGACAGGATAATATATATACCCCTACCAAATGAGAAAGAGAGAGAACATATTTTCAAGGTGCATGCAAAGAAACTTCTACTGGATGAGGGAGTATCGTTTAAATTACTTGCTAAAGAAACGGAAGGTATGAGTGGCGCTGATATTATGAAAATATGTGTAGAAGCAGGAATGAATGCCATAAGAAGGAGGGGGGATAAAGTAACGATGATGGATTTCATGGAAGCTATAAAGAAAATTAATAAAAAAGCTAAAGAATCAGCAATGACTATATACCGTTGA